A window of Tursiops truncatus isolate mTurTru1 chromosome 8, mTurTru1.mat.Y, whole genome shotgun sequence contains these coding sequences:
- the ATG13 gene encoding autophagy-related protein 13 isoform X1, whose translation METDLNSQDRKDLDKFIKFFALKTVQVIVQARLGEKICTRSSSSPTGSDWFNLAIKDIPEVTHEAKKALAGQLPAVGRSMCVEISLKTSEGDSMELEIWCLEMNEKCDKEIKVSYAVYNRLSLLLKSLLAITRVTPAYRLSRKQGHEYVILYRIYFGEVQLNGLGEGFQTVRVGTVGTPVGTITLSCAYRINLAFMSTRHFERTPPIMGIIIDHFVDRPYPSSSPMHPCNYRTAGEDTGVTYPSVEDSQEVCTTSFSTSPPSQLSSSRLSCQPAALGVGSADLGCPAVFAAGLNTTHPYQLMVPGKEGGVPLAPNQPAHGAQAGDQERLTTYTPSDGAHCAATPSSSEDTETVSNSSEGRASPHDVLETIFVRKVGAFVNKPINQVTLTSLDIPFAMFAAKNLELEDVDPMVNPPDSPETTSPLQGSLHSDGSSGGSSGNTQDDFVMIDFKPAFSKDDILPMDLGTFYREFQNPPQLSSLSIDIGAQSMAEDLAAASLQDPISERPGRLSPDFELSLGGAEQLSRPALVPQPCTMKGMSPRRTHTAPPGQGWDQSCLQVGEPLPLLQPTLFGNIELYFKMYSRDFQ comes from the exons ATGGAAACTGATCTCAATTCCCAGGACAGAAAGGACCTGGACAAGTTCATTAAGTTTTTTGCCCTCAAG aCTGTCCAAGTGATTGTCCAGGCTCGACTGGGTGAGAAGATTTGTACTCGTTCATCTTCTTCCCCAACGGGTTCAGACTGG ttCAATTTAGCAATCAAAGACATCCCAGAGGTTACGCATGAAGCAAAGAAGGCGCTGGCAGGGCAGCTGCCTGCCGTCGGGAGGTCTATGTGTGTGGAGATCTCACTCAAGACTTCTGAG GGAGATTCCATGGAGCTAGAAATCTGGTGTctggaaatgaatgaaaa GTGtgataaagaaatcaaagtttCCTATGCCGTGTACAACAGACTGTCGTTGCTACTGAAGTCTCTCCTTGCTATAACTAGGGTGACACCAGCTTACAGACTGTCCAGGAAACAAGGGCATGAATATGTCATATTGTATAG AATATATTTTGGGGAAGTTCAGCTGAATGGCTTAGGAGAAG GTTTCCAGACAGTTCGTGTTGGGACAGTGGGTACCCCTGTGGGCACCATCACTCTTTCTTGTGCTTACAGAATTAACTTGGCATTCATGTCCACCAG GCACTTTGAGAGGACCCCACCTATCATGGGGATTATTATTGATCACTTTGTGGACCGTCCCTATCCCAGCTCCTCGCCCATGCATCCCTGCAATTACAG AACCGCTGGTGAGGACACTGGAGTAACATATCCTTCTGTGGAAGATTCTCAAGAAGTGTGTACCACCTCTTTTTCCACCTCCCCTCCATCCCAG CTCTCAAGCTCTCGCCTTTCCTGTCAGCCTGCTGCCCTGGGCGTTGGATCAGCTGACCTGGGTTGTCCAGCAGTGTTTGCTGCCGGCTTAAACACCACACACCCTTACCAG CTAATGGTTCCCGGGAAGGAAGGTGGGGTACCCCTTGCTCCCAACCAGCCTGCCCACGGTGCCCAGGCTGGTGACCAGGAGAGACTGACAACCTACACCCCTTCTGATGGGGCCCACTGTGCTGCCACACCTTCCAGCAG TGAGGATACTGAAACTGTGTCAAACAGCAGTGAGGGACGGGCCTCCCCCCATGATGTCTTGGAGACCATCTTTGTCCGGAAAGTGGGGGCTTTTGTCAACAAACCCATCAACCAG GTGACCCTGACCAGTTTGGACATACCCTTTGCCATGTTTGCTGCCAAGAATTTGGAACTGGAGGATGTGGATCCCATG GTGAATCCTCCAGATTCCCCAGAGACTACATCTCCTCTTCAGGGCAGCCTGCACTCTGATGGCTCCAGTGGGGGCAGCAGTGGCAATACCCAGGACGACTTTGTCATGATCGACTTC aaaccagCTTTTTCTAAAGACGACATTCTTCCGATGGACTTGGGGACCTTCTATCGTGAATTTCAGAACCCCCCTCAGCTGAGCAGCCTCTCCATAGATATCGGGGCACAGTCCATGGCTGAGGACTTG GCAGCAGCCTCTCTTCAGGACCCCATCAGtgagaggccagggaggctgaGCCCTGACTTTGAGCTGAGCCTGGGAGGAGCAGAGCAACTGTCAAGGCCGGCCCTTGTCCCTCAGCCCTGTACAATGAAAGGTATGAGCCCTCGACGGACCCACACAGCACCCCCGGGACAGGGCTGGGACCAGTCGTGTCTCCAGGTGGGAGAGCCCCTCCCGCTCCTCCAGcctactttatttggaaatattgagctatactttaaaatgtattcaaggGATTTCCAATAA
- the ATG13 gene encoding autophagy-related protein 13 isoform X5, translated as METDLNSQDRKDLDKFIKFFALKTVQVIVQARLGEKICTRSSSSPTGSDWFNLAIKDIPEVTHEAKKALAGQLPAVGRSMCVEISLKTSEGDSMELEIWCLEMNEKCDKEIKVSYAVYNRLSLLLKSLLAITRVTPAYRLSRKQGHEYVILYRIYFGEVQLNGLGEGFQTVRVGTVGTPVGTITLSCAYRINLAFMSTRHFERTPPIMGIIIDHFVDRPYPSSSPMHPCNYRTAGEDTGVTYPSVEDSQEVCTTSFSTSPPSQLSSSRLSCQPAALGVGSADLGCPAVFAAGLNTTHPYQLMVPGKEGGVPLAPNQPAHGAQAGDQERLTTYTPSDGAHCAATPSSSEDTETVSNSSEGRASPHDVLETIFVRKVGAFVNKPINQVTLTSLDIPFAMFAAKNLELEDVDPMVNPPDSPETTSPLQGSLHSDGSSGGSSGNTQDDFVMIDFKPAFSKDDILPMDLGTFYREFQNPPQLSSLSIDIGAQSMAEDLDSLPEKLAVHEKNVREFDAFVETLQ; from the exons ATGGAAACTGATCTCAATTCCCAGGACAGAAAGGACCTGGACAAGTTCATTAAGTTTTTTGCCCTCAAG aCTGTCCAAGTGATTGTCCAGGCTCGACTGGGTGAGAAGATTTGTACTCGTTCATCTTCTTCCCCAACGGGTTCAGACTGG ttCAATTTAGCAATCAAAGACATCCCAGAGGTTACGCATGAAGCAAAGAAGGCGCTGGCAGGGCAGCTGCCTGCCGTCGGGAGGTCTATGTGTGTGGAGATCTCACTCAAGACTTCTGAG GGAGATTCCATGGAGCTAGAAATCTGGTGTctggaaatgaatgaaaa GTGtgataaagaaatcaaagtttCCTATGCCGTGTACAACAGACTGTCGTTGCTACTGAAGTCTCTCCTTGCTATAACTAGGGTGACACCAGCTTACAGACTGTCCAGGAAACAAGGGCATGAATATGTCATATTGTATAG AATATATTTTGGGGAAGTTCAGCTGAATGGCTTAGGAGAAG GTTTCCAGACAGTTCGTGTTGGGACAGTGGGTACCCCTGTGGGCACCATCACTCTTTCTTGTGCTTACAGAATTAACTTGGCATTCATGTCCACCAG GCACTTTGAGAGGACCCCACCTATCATGGGGATTATTATTGATCACTTTGTGGACCGTCCCTATCCCAGCTCCTCGCCCATGCATCCCTGCAATTACAG AACCGCTGGTGAGGACACTGGAGTAACATATCCTTCTGTGGAAGATTCTCAAGAAGTGTGTACCACCTCTTTTTCCACCTCCCCTCCATCCCAG CTCTCAAGCTCTCGCCTTTCCTGTCAGCCTGCTGCCCTGGGCGTTGGATCAGCTGACCTGGGTTGTCCAGCAGTGTTTGCTGCCGGCTTAAACACCACACACCCTTACCAG CTAATGGTTCCCGGGAAGGAAGGTGGGGTACCCCTTGCTCCCAACCAGCCTGCCCACGGTGCCCAGGCTGGTGACCAGGAGAGACTGACAACCTACACCCCTTCTGATGGGGCCCACTGTGCTGCCACACCTTCCAGCAG TGAGGATACTGAAACTGTGTCAAACAGCAGTGAGGGACGGGCCTCCCCCCATGATGTCTTGGAGACCATCTTTGTCCGGAAAGTGGGGGCTTTTGTCAACAAACCCATCAACCAG GTGACCCTGACCAGTTTGGACATACCCTTTGCCATGTTTGCTGCCAAGAATTTGGAACTGGAGGATGTGGATCCCATG GTGAATCCTCCAGATTCCCCAGAGACTACATCTCCTCTTCAGGGCAGCCTGCACTCTGATGGCTCCAGTGGGGGCAGCAGTGGCAATACCCAGGACGACTTTGTCATGATCGACTTC aaaccagCTTTTTCTAAAGACGACATTCTTCCGATGGACTTGGGGACCTTCTATCGTGAATTTCAGAACCCCCCTCAGCTGAGCAGCCTCTCCATAGATATCGGGGCACAGTCCATGGCTGAGGACTTG GACTCACTACCAGAGAAGCTGGCTGTGCACGAGAAGAATGTCCGAGAATTTGATGCCTTTGTAGAAACCCTGCAGTAA
- the ATG13 gene encoding autophagy-related protein 13 isoform X10 — translation METDLNSQDRKDLDKFIKFFALKTVQVIVQARLGEKICTRSSSSPTGSDWFNLAIKDIPEVTHEAKKALAGQLPAVGRSMCVEISLKTSEGDSMELEIWCLEMNEKCDKEIKVSYAVYNRLSLLLKSLLAITRVTPAYRLSRKQGHEYVILYRIYFGEVQLNGLGEGFQTVRVGTVGTPVGTITLSCAYRINLAFMSTRHFERTPPIMGIIIDHFVDRPYPSSSPMHPCNYRTAGEDTGVTYPSVEDSQEVCTTSFSTSPPSQCVFTVTKAHFQTPTPVVTDTLRVPMAGLAFSHQLSSSRLSCQPAALGVGSADLGCPAVFAAGLNTTHPYQLMVPGKEGGVPLAPNQPAHGAQAGDQERLTTYTPSDGAHCAATPSSSEDTETVSNSSEGRASPHDVLETIFVRKVGAFVNKPINQVTLTSLDIPFAMFAAKNLELEDVDPMVNPPDSPETTSPLQGSLHSDGSSGGSSGNTQDDFVMIDFKPAFSKDDILPMDLGTFYREFQNPPQLSSLSIDIGAQSMAEDLDSLPEKLAVHEKNVREFDAFVETLQ, via the exons ATGGAAACTGATCTCAATTCCCAGGACAGAAAGGACCTGGACAAGTTCATTAAGTTTTTTGCCCTCAAG aCTGTCCAAGTGATTGTCCAGGCTCGACTGGGTGAGAAGATTTGTACTCGTTCATCTTCTTCCCCAACGGGTTCAGACTGG ttCAATTTAGCAATCAAAGACATCCCAGAGGTTACGCATGAAGCAAAGAAGGCGCTGGCAGGGCAGCTGCCTGCCGTCGGGAGGTCTATGTGTGTGGAGATCTCACTCAAGACTTCTGAG GGAGATTCCATGGAGCTAGAAATCTGGTGTctggaaatgaatgaaaa GTGtgataaagaaatcaaagtttCCTATGCCGTGTACAACAGACTGTCGTTGCTACTGAAGTCTCTCCTTGCTATAACTAGGGTGACACCAGCTTACAGACTGTCCAGGAAACAAGGGCATGAATATGTCATATTGTATAG AATATATTTTGGGGAAGTTCAGCTGAATGGCTTAGGAGAAG GTTTCCAGACAGTTCGTGTTGGGACAGTGGGTACCCCTGTGGGCACCATCACTCTTTCTTGTGCTTACAGAATTAACTTGGCATTCATGTCCACCAG GCACTTTGAGAGGACCCCACCTATCATGGGGATTATTATTGATCACTTTGTGGACCGTCCCTATCCCAGCTCCTCGCCCATGCATCCCTGCAATTACAG AACCGCTGGTGAGGACACTGGAGTAACATATCCTTCTGTGGAAGATTCTCAAGAAGTGTGTACCACCTCTTTTTCCACCTCCCCTCCATCCCAG TGTGTGTTTACTGTCACAAAGGCACATTTTCAGACCCCTACTCCTGTGGTGACGGACACTCTGAGGGTCCCCATGGCAGGACTGGCCTTTTCCCATCAA CTCTCAAGCTCTCGCCTTTCCTGTCAGCCTGCTGCCCTGGGCGTTGGATCAGCTGACCTGGGTTGTCCAGCAGTGTTTGCTGCCGGCTTAAACACCACACACCCTTACCAG CTAATGGTTCCCGGGAAGGAAGGTGGGGTACCCCTTGCTCCCAACCAGCCTGCCCACGGTGCCCAGGCTGGTGACCAGGAGAGACTGACAACCTACACCCCTTCTGATGGGGCCCACTGTGCTGCCACACCTTCCAGCAG TGAGGATACTGAAACTGTGTCAAACAGCAGTGAGGGACGGGCCTCCCCCCATGATGTCTTGGAGACCATCTTTGTCCGGAAAGTGGGGGCTTTTGTCAACAAACCCATCAACCAG GTGACCCTGACCAGTTTGGACATACCCTTTGCCATGTTTGCTGCCAAGAATTTGGAACTGGAGGATGTGGATCCCATG GTGAATCCTCCAGATTCCCCAGAGACTACATCTCCTCTTCAGGGCAGCCTGCACTCTGATGGCTCCAGTGGGGGCAGCAGTGGCAATACCCAGGACGACTTTGTCATGATCGACTTC aaaccagCTTTTTCTAAAGACGACATTCTTCCGATGGACTTGGGGACCTTCTATCGTGAATTTCAGAACCCCCCTCAGCTGAGCAGCCTCTCCATAGATATCGGGGCACAGTCCATGGCTGAGGACTTG GACTCACTACCAGAGAAGCTGGCTGTGCACGAGAAGAATGTCCGAGAATTTGATGCCTTTGTAGAAACCCTGCAGTAA
- the ATG13 gene encoding autophagy-related protein 13 isoform X9 produces the protein MKQRRRWQGSCLPSGGLCVWRSHSRLLRIYFGEVQLNGLGEGFQTVRVGTVGTPVGTITLSCAYRINLAFMSTRHFERTPPIMGIIIDHFVDRPYPSSSPMHPCNYRTAGEDTGVTYPSVEDSQEVCTTSFSTSPPSQLSSSRLSCQPAALGVGSADLGCPAVFAAGLNTTHPYQLMVPGKEGGVPLAPNQPAHGAQAGDQERLTTYTPSDGAHCAATPSSSEDTETVSNSSEGRASPHDVLETIFVRKVGAFVNKPINQVTLTSLDIPFAMFAAKNLELEDVDPMVNPPDSPETTSPLQGSLHSDGSSGGSSGNTQDDFVMIDFKPAFSKDDILPMDLGTFYREFQNPPQLSSLSIDIGAQSMAEDLAAASLQDPISERPGRLSPDFELSLGGAEQLSRPALVPQPCTMKGMSPRRTHTAPPGQGWDQSCLQVGEPLPLLQPTLFGNIELYFKMYSRDFQ, from the exons ATGAAGCAAAGAAGGCGCTGGCAGGGCAGCTGCCTGCCGTCGGGAGGTCTATGTGTGTGGAGATCTCACTCAAGACTTCTGAG AATATATTTTGGGGAAGTTCAGCTGAATGGCTTAGGAGAAG GTTTCCAGACAGTTCGTGTTGGGACAGTGGGTACCCCTGTGGGCACCATCACTCTTTCTTGTGCTTACAGAATTAACTTGGCATTCATGTCCACCAG GCACTTTGAGAGGACCCCACCTATCATGGGGATTATTATTGATCACTTTGTGGACCGTCCCTATCCCAGCTCCTCGCCCATGCATCCCTGCAATTACAG AACCGCTGGTGAGGACACTGGAGTAACATATCCTTCTGTGGAAGATTCTCAAGAAGTGTGTACCACCTCTTTTTCCACCTCCCCTCCATCCCAG CTCTCAAGCTCTCGCCTTTCCTGTCAGCCTGCTGCCCTGGGCGTTGGATCAGCTGACCTGGGTTGTCCAGCAGTGTTTGCTGCCGGCTTAAACACCACACACCCTTACCAG CTAATGGTTCCCGGGAAGGAAGGTGGGGTACCCCTTGCTCCCAACCAGCCTGCCCACGGTGCCCAGGCTGGTGACCAGGAGAGACTGACAACCTACACCCCTTCTGATGGGGCCCACTGTGCTGCCACACCTTCCAGCAG TGAGGATACTGAAACTGTGTCAAACAGCAGTGAGGGACGGGCCTCCCCCCATGATGTCTTGGAGACCATCTTTGTCCGGAAAGTGGGGGCTTTTGTCAACAAACCCATCAACCAG GTGACCCTGACCAGTTTGGACATACCCTTTGCCATGTTTGCTGCCAAGAATTTGGAACTGGAGGATGTGGATCCCATG GTGAATCCTCCAGATTCCCCAGAGACTACATCTCCTCTTCAGGGCAGCCTGCACTCTGATGGCTCCAGTGGGGGCAGCAGTGGCAATACCCAGGACGACTTTGTCATGATCGACTTC aaaccagCTTTTTCTAAAGACGACATTCTTCCGATGGACTTGGGGACCTTCTATCGTGAATTTCAGAACCCCCCTCAGCTGAGCAGCCTCTCCATAGATATCGGGGCACAGTCCATGGCTGAGGACTTG GCAGCAGCCTCTCTTCAGGACCCCATCAGtgagaggccagggaggctgaGCCCTGACTTTGAGCTGAGCCTGGGAGGAGCAGAGCAACTGTCAAGGCCGGCCCTTGTCCCTCAGCCCTGTACAATGAAAGGTATGAGCCCTCGACGGACCCACACAGCACCCCCGGGACAGGGCTGGGACCAGTCGTGTCTCCAGGTGGGAGAGCCCCTCCCGCTCCTCCAGcctactttatttggaaatattgagctatactttaaaatgtattcaaggGATTTCCAATAA